Genomic segment of Bacteroidia bacterium:
CGAAGTCAGCTTATCTAAAGGAGAACTTTATACCGTTGTTACCCATAAAAATACCCGAAACCAAAACAAGAAATCAGTCATAGCCATCATAGCCGGAACGGAGGCAAAAACGATACAAGATGTATTAGAGAAAATACCCCTTAACCAAAGAAACAAAGTAAAAGAAATAACTATGGATATGGCTTCCAATATGGCATTAGCCGCCCGAAGCAGTTTTGCAAATAGCACACAAGTAATAGACCGTTTTCATGTGGTAAGATTAGTTACGGATGCGCTGCAACACATGCGAACTAATACGATAATGATATTTTAATTAGACCAAAATGTATCTATATTCATATATTTGAATGTGCATATAGACATTACCATTTGAGGGCTTAGGTTCTTTATTGCTTGGTCAAAGAATGTGCTGATTTGTTCTAAATTTTCGAAATGTTTATTGGTAAACTTTCTTTTGATATGTTGCCATATCTTTTCAGCAGGGTTTAACTCTGGGCTGTAAGGAGGT
This window contains:
- a CDS encoding transposase, whose product is MNGKKLQRHYKHQVSGYKEWKQLPYAEDYLIYPENTTEHISIDEVSLSKGELYTVVTHKNTRNQNKKSVIAIIAGTEAKTIQDVLEKIPLNQRNKVKEITMDMASNMALAARSSFANSTQVIDRFHVVRLVTDALQHMRTNTIMIF
- a CDS encoding transposase produces the protein MFIDEFSLQEPEEYKIMVLDNGAFHKAKKLIIPKNIFLLFLPPYSPELNPAEKIWQHIKRKFTNKHFENLEQISTFFDQAIKNLSPQMVMSICTFKYMNIDTFWSN